The genomic region GTAATATTTGCTCACGTCTTGCACTTGTGCACTGTTGCGCAAAGGAAATTCAGAAAGCTTAGACCGATTTTAGCTGACAAAATGTTCTACCTCTTGTCACTGATTTTCGGTGAGATTAGTCTGAACATAAACAAAACTTGAGTCATATAGATTAGAAGttgaatgattacagaatttacatgtGTAAATCAATTAAAATATAAGATAAATGGCCATACTGGCGACAACAAAAGAAAAGTATAAGGTTTGCATGGTAGCCAGTGGCATATTTGTGTCCTACTTTAATAAAAAcccttttgtttatttgtttggttggttggttggttggttgtttATTTGTTCATTCTTTGATGTGAACAGCTTAGCTTGACCAAAAGCATTAGGGgacttattttacattttaccaGAAAATTCCTGCTTGGCATTATAGACTATAGATTTCTTTTACTCTCATTGCAGAAAGCCTTGAATTTGTTACACACCAGTGACATAACTGGACAGTGCAAGAGTTAAATACGTTCAGACAGGCAAGCTTCATTCAATAACGGTGTGGGTGTCTGACGGATGATAGTTGCACAACAGTCTCATCTCAGCAGACAGCAAGAAATGgcaatgtcaaacaaagagggggcagagagagagagagaacagagacacAGAGCTGGGGGATGGGCAATACGTAAGTCACAGAAACAACAGCAAGTGACCTTGTAGTCTTCATGTAGAATGCATCCTGAAATCCTGCTCTCTACTAGttttttgtattcttttgttCCCGCAGAGAGTCCCCATACCCTTAAACACTAAAAAAATGGTTCCAAATGTGGCAGGGTAAGTGGTAACTCCACCTCCCCTTCCTGATGATTAATCAGTCAGGTagcattgtttgatttttttccaATGGCTTATTAGCGTTAGGGACAGAGTGTATATATAGATTGCGTTCTTCCACCAGGAACTGTCATTGAGTAACCGCCCCTTTTCCGGTGTTACACGTCATTGTCAGAGAGGTAAGGCTATCAGCTATGTGGCTAATGAATGCTTGTGTTTGGTGTGTTGCCTAACGTTAGCCTGCTTGTTTGTAGTGGGGTTTGGAGAGCCTTTGTTTTCTGGCCATTGGCGGGTTTGATCGTTGCCCATCCACAGGtaggaagatcattttgattccGCATTAATGCGCTCACTTCCCCTTCCTGGGGAAGGTTTACATATGACAAACTGTATGTTTGCTTTTCCTCTACAGTGCGTATTTCTGACTAGTTCTGTGTTGATCTGTGTTTGACGCTTCCTCGCGCTCCTGGTATGTAGTCCTTCTCATACGATTGTTCtagaattaatatttattataatcgtaaatatgtttgttctaGGCAACCTGAGTGCATTCTCTGTCTTTCAAAGAGGGTCCCGTTGCAGGGGTTGTGGGGAACTCGCTGTCTTTAGGACGCTGCTGTTTTGCTTCactcttttgtttcatttttctttgttttgttgacttggtttAATTTAGAACACTTTTCGACAGCAAATGGAGCTGCCACTCGTCATCTTAGGCCAGCGTTTCACTATACGCTTAATGGTTTCTGGCCTTTCAGTTATTGTGGCCAGTGTGTGAACTAAATGGCAGTTTTGTGACCCGCTTTGGACTTGTGGGAAGTCACAGTATCCTGTTTGGCTCCTCTGAACTAAGTTGCAGTTGCAGCCCATGCGGTTTGAATTCATTTGTTTCTTAAGTGTTTTTGATCTTTTTCCTATTGTGTGTTGTGTCCCTTGAATAGGGCAATAAATGTTTTAGATTGTGTAATAAAGAAACCATTATTTTGTACACCTGCATCTCCTGCCCTGTTAATGGAACTGGGACTTGTGTGGCCTCATTATTGGTCTTTACTTGAGAATTCCCAGGGCGGAAGTCCCTGGGTGGCATAGTCATTAGTTTAACCTTGGAATGTGAATTCCTTGAACCCTCCTTTGCCACAAAGTGGCGTAGTCGGCAGGATTGTCCAATATTTTGGGCGGAGAGATGGGTGTTAATTGATGGAGATCTTGGATTGgtatttaaaattgttttgtgtgtgttctattttcttgttgtttttttttctttctctcttctcccCTTAGAAGCAGAACAGCAGCACCCGTTTGACAGGTGGGTAAATTGAGTATTCGTGCTCTCTAACTGTGTTTTTCCCTTGGTGGATTCTTAATTTGGGGTAagtggaaattattattatggagGAGGAACTCCAGCAGCTTAGGGAGCTGGTGGCACAATTGAAAGCAGATAACGAAAAGCTGCATCAAGAATGTGCCCCTGCTGTATTACCAGGGCCGAGTACACCCCCTAGTGAGTCTGGTGCATTGCCTGCAACGGCCCAGTCTCAATCGGTTGGTGCTGGTGCTGGCTTGCCCGAGCAATTTGGGACAGAAAGTGCCCCAAGTTTAATGGCAAGTCAGGCATTAGAATTAGCGAGTGGATTGAGGAGGCTCAAGCTTACATTCGTATACGCCATCTAACAATTCTGATCAGGCCTTCTTTTTGTTTGACCACCAAGAGGGAGAGGCACGGGAGGAGATCCGGTACCATCCTATAGTGAACGGAGGGACCCGGGGAAAATATTTGCAGTGTTGCATGAGGTGTTTGGGTGTTCCGCATCTCATGTGGCCTTGCAAGAGGTTTTCCTTTCAAGAAAGCAACAGGAAGGGGAGAATCTGTTAGAGTTTTCCCTTGCCTTAATGGGCCTCATGGAAAAAGTTGAACAACAATCTGTCATTGCGTTGAATGCATGCATTTTATTGCGTGATCAATTTGTAGAACATGTCGCTGATAGTGCTCTTCGGCGAGAACTCAAACAGTTAGTACGTCGCCAACCATCAGTTACACTATTAGAGGTGCATAGTGAAGTGATTAGATGGGAACGAGAAGGAATGCCTGGGGGTGCGAGGGGTCGTAGTCAATCCGTCCCGTTGTCTTATGGTATTCAGTATGAGGTTCAGGGAGAATCACCTTCTGCTGCATGTGGTCCTTCGACACCCTCTGAAATGGTCGAATTGAGAGAAATGTTGAAAGCGCAACAAAATCAGCTAAATCAGCTTACTCAGAGTTTCGCTCTGTTCCAAGATTCCCGCTCGCATTATTGATCCTCTCGTTATGGCTCTGTAATTTGCAGACATTGTCAACAGTCGGGCCATTTTGCTCGAGAATGTGATGAGAAACGTGTTTATCGTGTCCTCCACTGGTAGCTCCCTTATCATCGCCTTTGCCTATGGATGGCCCATCGGCCATCGGAAAACTAGTCCCCACCGAATTGCAGAGCCACAGCTCGGTTGGGGGGCCTATCAGCTCAGGTATGTTAAATGATGTTGGTCCCGCTCCCCATTTAATGTCATCGTGCCCTCATCTTGTGGTTTGTATTGGGGGGATCCCAATCCCTTGCTTAATCGACACTGGTTCTGTGGTGTCTACAATAACTGAAAGCTGCTTCTTTAAGAATTTTGAACCATGGGGGCAGGATCGCCTGCAATGTTGTCAGTGGTTGCAGCTCAGGGCGGCTAATGGTCTTGCTATTCCCTATATAGGATACATGGAGCTGGATATTGATTTATGTGGTAAAGTAGTATTAGGTTGCGGAGTGTTGGTGGTCAAGGGTCTTCCCGGTGGTTTGTGCACTCAAGTTCCTGGTTTTCTAGGGATGAATGACCTTAGTCGGTGTTACCAGGAACTTTTTGGGCAGCATGGCCCAACCCTCTTTAATCTACCTATAGTATCCGAAGCTCCTAGTGTTGTAATACAGGCCTTACAGCATTGCTGCCAAATTAATGCACAAACCTCTGGGCCAGTGAGTAAGGTAAGGGTACGAGGTCATAGGGCGTGTCACACTTCGGGCGGCACAATGCAAATCGTAGCAGCAATGTGTGCTGAACAGTATTCTGGTGAAGCTTTGCTGTTTGAACCTCTTGATTTGGGCCTCCCTGCAGGGTTGCTGGCGTCTCCAGCCCTAGTACCAGTGATTCGAGGCACTGTTCACATACCCATGGTTAATGTAGGCACTGTGAATGCATTGTTGTATCCCGGCCTGCTGGTAGGTACTTTGAGCAGTGTCTTTGTGACTTTGTTTGCCTAGAGGGATTATAGACGTTAAGACAGTGGCCACTACTTTTAGCTCCCATGTCTTTCAGAGCGAACCCACGGTTCCTGAACAAATCGAGTCTGTTGATTTGACTGCTGTGTCACAGGACGAACAAGATCAGGTTAAGGTACTGCTCCAAAATTAGCAGTCAGTGTTTTCGGCTTATGATGATGATTTGGGGTGTACTGACCTGATTTCTCATGACATCCCTCTTACAGATGATACCTCAGTCCGGCAGAGGTATCGGCGGATACCGCCTTCCAAGTATGATGTTGTAAAGACTCACATCAACCAATTTCTGGAGGCTCAAGTAATAAGGGAAAGTTGCAGTCCTTACGCTGCCCCTATTGTCCTGGTCAAGAAGGACGGTAGCCTGCGCATGTGCGTAGACTACCGCAGATTGAATTCAAAGACTCAGAAGGACGCATTCCCTTTGCCTCGTATTGAGGAATCGTTAGATGCCTTAACAGGAGCCCGCTGGTTTTACACAATGGATTTGGCCAGGGGTTACAATCAGGTGCCAGTCACCGAGAAAGATAGGGCCAAAACTGCTTTCTGCACACGTTTGGTCTTtttgaatggaacagaatgcccTTTGGGCTCTGTAACGTCCCTAGTATGTTTCAAAGTTTGATGGAAAGGTTGTTTGGAGACCAGCAACAGCAGTCTTTTATATCTTAATGATATAGTGGTTTTCTCTTCCTCGGTGGCCCAACATTTGGAACGACTAGAGGTCATCCTGAGTCGGCTGCGGCGTGAGGGTTTGAAAGCGAAATTGGGAAAGTGCTCTTTCTTTCAACAACAGGTAAAGTACTTTGTGCATATTGTGTCATCTCAGGGTGTGGCCACAGATCCCAGTAAAGTGGAGGTAGTGGCACAGTGGCAACATCCCACTAGTATCACAGAGTTGCGCGCTTTTCTGGGTTTTGCGGTTTATTATCGACGTTTTGCAGAAGGTTTTTCTAAGTTGGCGGCCCCTCTGCATAAGTTGGTAGCAGAATTACATAGTAGTCGATCTCAGCAATGGGCAAAGCAGAGTTTTTCTACTGCTTGGACTGTTCAGTGCCAGGAAGCTTTAATTCCCTGAAAGGTAAGTTCACCACAGCCCCGGTTCTGGCATATGCAGATTTCTTCTTGCCTTTCATCTTGGAGGTGGATGCAAGTCATAGGGGGTTGAGAGCTGTTCTCTCCCAAGAGCAGGGAGGTAAGGTGAGGCCGATTGCTTACGCGAGTCGCAGGCTTAGGCCCACTGAGTGCAATACATCAGCGTATAGCTCAATGAGATTGGAGTTTCTGGCACTCAAGTGGGCCATGGCTGACAAGTTTTGGGAGTATTTACTGGGGCATAAGTGTACTGTGTTTATGGATAACAATCCTCTTAGTCCTTTGGCATCAGCTAAGTTGGGGGCTATTGAACAGTGTTGGGCTGCCCAGCTCTCCGCGTTTGATTTTGAGGTTCGTTATCGATCTGGGAAGAGTAATGGTAACGCAGATGCTCTTTTCCGGCAGCTCCCACTGAGTAGTGAAGAGGTAACTGGGCTGCTTCCAATTGCGGTGATTCCTGGGGCCGAAAGGCAAGAAGTAGAGGCTGAATTGGCCCTTTTGGCCACCCAAGCTGTTATGACTATTCTGCCCAGTCATTCACCTGCTGACATGAGATGCCTGCAGGAGTCTGACTTACTTATTGGGGAAGTACTGCCATTTTGGCAGCGTAGGGTGTTTCCCAGTCATCAAGAGCGTCGGTCATTGTCTAAGGATATGGTGACCTTACTTCGTCAGTGGGACTGTTTCGTGGAAAAGGAAGGGGTCCTGTATCGCGGCATTTTCCGTCCTGACGGGAGGGAGGAGCTCCTGCAGTTGATCTTGCCCTCCAGGTTGAAGTGTGAGGTTCTGACTGGGCTACACCAGGAGCATGGACACCAGGGCATTGAGCGTATAACTGAACTGGTCCGGCAGAGATGCTATTGGCCCAGTATGTTCAGAGATGTGGCTCACTGGTGTCAGGAATGTGAGCGGTGTCAGCCTGCAAAAGATGCCCGACCAGTGGCCTCTAGTTTCATGGGACATCTGTTGGCCTCAAGGCCTAATGAAATCTTGGCCATTGATTTTACTGTCCTTGAGCCCTCTAGTTCAGGGTTGGAGCATGTCTTGGTGATGACTGATGTCTTCTGCACGTCCATGATGCACCACTGGGGGAGGGCCAGTTGGTCTATCTCTGCGATTATGGCGTGAGAGGTCATGCTAAGATCAGGGACCTGTGGAGCCCAGCGGTGTATCAGGTAGTCAGGGCACCCAGGGAGGGGGGCTCCGTGTATACTACTGCACTGGTAGAAGATCTGTGTAAGAGGAGGCAGGTCCATAGGTCATTTTTAAAGCCCCGAATCCAGAAGGACACTCTTTCATTCCCCCTGTTGAAAATCCTCAGGTTGATCAGAGCTGGAGGAGGCTGATTTGTTGGTTTTAGTGCCAGAAACCTCTCTGGTCTTTCTGGAGCGAGTATGTGATGACCCCCAGAGTTTTGTGGTGCCTCCTGAGATCGCAACCGGTGTATTAGAAACTTTGGAACAGCTGGAAGTTGAGGTATCTGAATGATATGTACCTTTTTCCACAACAGTGGTTGGACCCCTGGTGGGGGAGGGAGCAGTACGGCGCTCACGGCAAGCTACGGCTGGCCAACACTC from Myxocyprinus asiaticus isolate MX2 ecotype Aquarium Trade chromosome 5, UBuf_Myxa_2, whole genome shotgun sequence harbors:
- the LOC127440470 gene encoding uncharacterized protein LOC127440470 isoform X1 encodes the protein MGKAEFFYCLDCSVPGSFNSLKGKFTTAPVLAYADFFLPFILEVDASHRGLRAVLSQEQGGKVRPIAYASRRLRPTECNTSAYSSMRLEFLALKWAMADKFWEYLLGHKCTVFMDNNPLSPLASAKLGAIEQCWAAQLSAFDFEVRYRSGKSNGNADALFRQLPLSSEEVTGLLPIAVIPGAERQEVEAELALLATQAVMTILPSHSPADMRCLQESDLLIGEVLPFWQRRVFPSHQERRSLSKDMVTLLRQWDCFVEKEGVLYRGIFRPDGREELLQLILPSRLKCEVLTGLHQEHGHQGIERITELVRQRCYWPSMFRDVAHWCQECERCQPAKDARPVASSFMGHLLASRPNEILAIDFTVLEPSSSGLEHVLVMTDVFCTSMMHHWGRASWSISAIMA